From the genome of Branchiostoma lanceolatum isolate klBraLanc5 chromosome 11, klBraLanc5.hap2, whole genome shotgun sequence:
cgctatataatgtatttgcttctactgtgtagttctgatctactgtgaatgttacaacgttccttatatttccctatctaccggtacttcatttcaaaccgaacaactggaactctggaacaactggagtttttcagctaacagattcaaggaataaaacacgctatataatgtatttgcttctactgtgtagttctgatctactgtgaatgttacaacgttccttatatttccctatctaccggtacttcatttcaaaccgaacaactggaactctggaacaactggagtttttcagctaacagattcaaggaataaaacacgctatataatgtatttgcttctactgtgtagttctgatctactgtgaatgttacaacgttccttatatttccctatctaccggtacttcatttcaaaccgaACGACTGGAGACCGTGaaacaatgaacataaagtAACGTTGCAAGAAACAATCAGTCTATATTCAGTGGCAAGTCTTGGCGTGCCGGTGGAGACTGCCACCGTGTctgaactgcttgccgcacttctcacatctgtagggcttctctccggTGTGTAGTCTCATGTGCACCTCCAATGCTCCTAAGGTTGCAAACctcctgccgcactcctcacatgtgtaaggtttctccccagtgtgagtacgAAAGTGGCGCGaaaggttgcctttaactgCGAAGGCTCGGTCACATTCCTGGCACACGTAAGGTTTTTCccccgtgtgagtccgcatgtgcttTGTTATTGCACTGAGGTCTCTAAAGTGCGACCCGCACGCATCGCAATGGTACGGTTTCTCGCCGCTGTGCGTCCTCTTGTGATAGATGTAGGAAGACGCCGTGCTGAACTGCTTGCCGCAATCCTTGCAGCGGTACGGGGTCTCACCCGTGTGGTTTCGTATGTGGACCCTCAGGTTGTACATCCTTGGAGTGGAGAACCCACAATGCTCGCAAACGAACATTGTTGACCTGGAATAGATTCAGAAGTTTGTTATTGAAAGCGATCAGGTAGGCATTACTACATAGCACAAAGTTTTTTCACAACATGGTACACgttatttcacagaaaaaagttttccgGTCAAGGCTAGAATATAGCACACTTCAAGCCTTATTATCTTgcaataaggagctaatttgcataattagtaaggaaagtttgttaaccaactgcctttcaatgggacatgggacagtgtcaggtcatgtaaacagatagccttgcataaacgtacatgtaggtcaaataaataaacttttctccaagcagaggtgtgggtcctgctggt
Proteins encoded in this window:
- the LOC136444182 gene encoding zinc finger protein 722-like — its product is MFVCEHCGFSTPRMYNLRVHIRNHTGETPYRCKDCGKQFSTASSYIYHKRTHSGEKPYHCDACGSHFRDLSAITKHMRTHTGEKPYVCQECDRAFAVKGNLSRHFRTHTGEKPYTCEECGRRFATLGALEVHMRLHTGEKPYRCEKCGKQFRHGGSLHRHAKTCH